In Paenibacillus protaetiae, the genomic stretch AAAACGGGGGCATAAGGGCCGGGTTTATCCTTCAAATTGACTAGCTCATCTAACGCAATAATCTTATCAAGCTTCCCCCGGACTTCTTCTTTCGTTTTGAAATAGTTGAAAAAGGTGCCTTTAGCTACACCTGCAGCTTCTGTAATTTGAGCGACGGTGGTGGCTTCAAAGCCTTGTTCGGCAAACAAGCACATCGCCGCTTCAAGTATGCGGTTTTTGGTCTCGAGTTTTTTCTCTTCCCGTTTCACAGCAATCATCCTCCGTTATTGCCTACAGTATAGCATAACCGGTCGAAAAATGGGCCTGAACATTTAATGACCGACAGTTCAATTTTATTTAAAAAATGAAGCAAATCACGGTCTTATTTTTCATATATATCGCAAGAAAACGCTTTATTATAAACGTTTTATTAAAGTTGACCATCGGTATAAAATTAAGTTGACCGCTGGTCATTTTATAGCTATAATCCAGAAGAACGAAGTCAAGAATGG encodes the following:
- a CDS encoding TetR/AcrR family transcriptional regulator; the protein is MKREEKKLETKNRILEAAMCLFAEQGFEATTVAQITEAAGVAKGTFFNYFKTKEEVRGKLDKIIALDELVNLKDKPGPYAPVFLR